The Pseudanabaena sp. ABRG5-3 genome includes the window CATCTACATTAAACACATTCTCAAAAAGTGAAGCTGATAAATACGCTGCAATTGGACATCCTATTACATCAGTTAAAAAGATAGAAGTTAATACTTTACCCAAAATTATACATAAATACTGTAACAATCATTTTCCTGATTTCTTATCATTAGATATTGAGGGTATGGATGAAATAATATTAAAATCAATCAACTATGACGAAAACTTCCCAGTTGTTATTTGTGTTGAGACAATAAGCTTTTCTGAGAATGGAAATGGTATTAAAAATAGAACAATAATAGAATTTTTAGAAAGCAAAGGATATTTAGTATATGCAGATACTTATATTAATACAATTTTTGTAAAGAAAGACAAATGGATTCGACCATAAATAGAATACAATAAACAACATCTATTCCAGTTACTTGTATGCAGTTAACAAGGCTAAATTATATTAACTCTCCATTGGTTATTGAGTATGAGCTAAAGCATCTTTTTAGATTAAAAGATGACCTTACGATATTTGATATTGGAAGCTGTGAAGGTGAAGATTCTATCAAATATTCTAGGCTTTTCCCTAATGCAAAAATATATGCTGTGGAGGCATTACCAAATAACTTAATTCTACTAGAGGCAAATCTAGAAAGATATTCAATATCTAATGTTGAAATTATACCCTTTGCTCTTTCTGATGAAATAGGATTATGTGATTTTTATGTTTCCTCTGGACAAATAGATGGAAAGTCAGAAAGCCAAGATTGGGATTATGGTAACAAATCTAGTTCTTTGCTTCCTCCTAGTAAATGTTTAAAAGAAGAAATACCATGGTTGAATTTCTCAGATACTATTAGTGTTGAGAGTAGAACATTAATAGATGTATGTATTGAAAAGGATATTGCTAGTATTGATTTTATCCATATGGATGTACAAGGTGCTGAGCTAAAAGTATTAAAAGGAGCAAAAGAAATTATAAATAATATTAAAGTTATCTGGCTAGAGGTAGAAGCCATAGAACTATATAAAGATCAACCTTTGAAAAGTGAAGTTGAGAAGTTTATGAATCAGCATGGATTTTTTATGATCAAGGATACTGTTGATAATGTATCAGGAGATCAGCTATATATTAACCTTGATAAATTCCCAAGTAAGTTATTTTTGATATATCTAATCTTTAAGCTGCGATTACACAATATAAACAATAGAATTTTATGCTTGATACAAAAATTGGTACACAAAATGAAGAG containing:
- a CDS encoding FkbM family methyltransferase, translating into MLIYFKRKIKQYIYPKCRKLKIGDFAKISYSQCGEDLIVKFIFDCLGIEKPSYIDIGAHDPEYLNNTNIFYLNGSRGINIEPDPCCYKRIQDKRNLDVNLNIGVSDIVGEMDFYSISPSTLNTFSKSEADKYAAIGHPITSVKKIEVNTLPKIIHKYCNNHFPDFLSLDIEGMDEIILKSINYDENFPVVICVETISFSENGNGIKNRTIIEFLESKGYLVYADTYINTIFVKKDKWIRP
- a CDS encoding FkbM family methyltransferase; the encoded protein is MQLTRLNYINSPLVIEYELKHLFRLKDDLTIFDIGSCEGEDSIKYSRLFPNAKIYAVEALPNNLILLEANLERYSISNVEIIPFALSDEIGLCDFYVSSGQIDGKSESQDWDYGNKSSSLLPPSKCLKEEIPWLNFSDTISVESRTLIDVCIEKDIASIDFIHMDVQGAELKVLKGAKEIINNIKVIWLEVEAIELYKDQPLKSEVEKFMNQHGFFMIKDTVDNVSGDQLYINLDKFPSKLFLIYLIFKLRLHNINNRILCLIQKLVHKMKRIVYFGYKRH